The following are from one region of the Sphingomonas sp. J315 genome:
- the zapE gene encoding cell division protein ZapE — protein sequence MTGVLERYQALVAAGELRADPDQAAAARRLAHLAHELEQGPRKGSVLWRLARRAPEAPRGVYMWGGVGRGKSMLMDLLFGCVKIERKRRVHFHEFMIEVHARIAEERKKEAGDPIPPVAKALAENLRLLAFDEMVINNTADAMILSRLFTAMMAEGLCVVATSNRPPDDLYKDGLQRDSFLPFIALLKDKLDVLPLNGPTDYRRDRLGMMDMWLTPNSPANTATLSAAFFRLTDFSVEDRAHVPSEDLSVQGRTLHVPKALKGVAVFSFKRLCGEARGASDYLAIARRYHTVIIVGIPRLGPENRNEAARFVTLIDALYEHKVKLLAMADAAPIDLYAEGDGKFEFERTVSRLMEMQSEEYLAQGHGTAA from the coding sequence ATGACCGGCGTCCTCGAACGCTATCAGGCGCTGGTCGCCGCGGGCGAACTGCGCGCCGACCCCGATCAGGCCGCTGCCGCGCGCCGTCTTGCCCATCTCGCGCACGAACTCGAACAGGGACCGCGCAAGGGCAGCGTGCTGTGGCGACTCGCCCGGCGCGCGCCGGAGGCGCCGCGCGGCGTGTACATGTGGGGCGGTGTCGGGCGCGGCAAGTCGATGCTGATGGACCTGCTGTTCGGCTGCGTGAAGATCGAGCGCAAGCGCCGCGTCCATTTCCACGAGTTCATGATCGAGGTCCACGCGCGGATCGCCGAGGAGCGCAAGAAGGAAGCCGGCGACCCGATTCCGCCGGTAGCCAAGGCGCTGGCCGAGAACCTCCGCCTGCTCGCGTTCGACGAGATGGTGATCAACAACACCGCCGACGCGATGATCCTCTCGCGCCTGTTCACCGCGATGATGGCCGAGGGGCTGTGCGTGGTCGCGACGTCGAACCGCCCGCCCGACGATCTCTACAAGGACGGGCTGCAGCGCGACAGCTTCCTGCCCTTCATCGCGCTGCTCAAGGACAAGCTCGACGTCCTGCCATTGAACGGCCCGACCGATTATCGCCGCGATCGGCTGGGGATGATGGACATGTGGCTGACCCCCAACAGCCCGGCCAACACCGCGACACTCTCTGCTGCCTTCTTCCGCCTGACCGATTTCTCGGTCGAGGACCGCGCGCATGTGCCGAGCGAAGACCTGTCGGTACAGGGCCGCACGCTGCACGTCCCCAAGGCGCTGAAGGGCGTCGCGGTCTTCTCGTTCAAGCGATTGTGCGGGGAAGCGCGCGGCGCGTCCGACTATCTCGCCATCGCGCGACGCTATCACACCGTCATCATCGTCGGCATCCCGCGCCTCGGCCCGGAAAACCGCAACGAGGCGGCGCGCTTCGTCACGCTGATCGACGCGCTGTACGAGCATAAGGTCAAGCTGCTGGCGATGGCCGACGCCGCCCCGATCGATCTTTATGCGGAGGGCGACGGCAAGTTTGAGTTCGAACGCACCGTGTCGCGGCTGATGGAAATGCAGTCGGAAGAGTATCTGGCGCAGGGGCATGGCACGGCGGCCTGA
- a CDS encoding winged helix-turn-helix transcriptional regulator — protein sequence MDDPVLTSAVLQRLAAGRWTIPVLALLSREQGSRFAVIERRFSMSRNSLTRTLAYLREQGWVMPNPGHGHPLRPEYVLTEAGRAIGAACERIEDVRVRLGLEAPDLSRWTLPVADGLGADWTRFNALQSRLAPVTARALSLTLQAMIGQDLVARRLEDRFPPVALYGLTGRGAELAGAVAG from the coding sequence GTGGATGATCCGGTTCTGACAAGTGCGGTATTGCAGCGGCTGGCGGCGGGGCGGTGGACGATTCCCGTGCTGGCGCTGCTCAGCCGCGAACAGGGGTCGCGCTTTGCGGTGATCGAGCGGCGCTTTTCGATGTCGCGCAACAGCCTGACGCGGACGTTGGCTTACCTGCGCGAACAGGGCTGGGTGATGCCCAATCCCGGCCATGGCCACCCGCTGCGCCCCGAATATGTGCTGACCGAAGCCGGGCGCGCGATCGGCGCGGCGTGCGAGCGGATCGAGGACGTGCGCGTGCGGCTGGGACTGGAGGCGCCCGATCTGTCGCGCTGGACGTTGCCGGTGGCGGATGGGCTGGGGGCGGACTGGACCCGCTTCAACGCGCTCCAGTCGCGGCTCGCGCCGGTCACGGCGCGCGCGCTGTCGCTGACGTTGCAGGCGATGATCGGACAGGATCTGGTCGCGCGGCGACTGGAGGATCGGTTTCCCCCGGTGGCGCTCTATGGGTTGACCGGGCGCGGCGCGGAGCTGGCGGGGGCGGTGGCGGGGTGA
- a CDS encoding ArsI/CadI family heavy metal resistance metalloenzyme gives MKRMHVHVGVTDLDRSIAFYSTLFGVQPSVTKPDYAKWMLEDPRVNFAISAGNHAATGIEHLGIQVEDGDELVEVYGRLRAADRPVLEEGATTCCYAKSEKSWIADPDGVVWEAFLTEGEATVYGDSPALSALSDNARPDACCAPQLAPPASAPKSACC, from the coding sequence ATGAAGCGCATGCATGTGCATGTCGGCGTGACCGACCTCGATCGTTCGATCGCCTTCTACTCCACCCTGTTCGGGGTGCAGCCCAGCGTCACCAAGCCCGACTATGCCAAGTGGATGCTGGAAGATCCGCGTGTCAATTTCGCGATCTCGGCGGGCAATCACGCCGCGACGGGGATCGAACATCTCGGCATTCAGGTCGAGGATGGCGACGAGCTGGTCGAAGTCTATGGCCGCCTGCGCGCCGCCGACCGCCCGGTGCTGGAGGAGGGCGCAACCACCTGCTGCTATGCCAAGTCCGAAAAGAGCTGGATCGCCGATCCCGATGGCGTCGTGTGGGAAGCGTTCCTGACCGAAGGGGAGGCGACCGTCTATGGCGACTCCCCCGCTTTGTCCGCGCTGTCGGACAATGCGCGGCCCGACGCCTGCTGCGCGCCGCAGCTCGCGCCACCCGCGTCTGCCCCCAAGTCCGCCTGCTGCTGA
- a CDS encoding VOC family protein, whose translation MASEATLEATHATIPYDGGLTCALSVTSLDRAIPWYESVLGLKLLYRMDEIAWCELETGVARVNLGLSQVESAGGPGGATLTFGVTDLDAAKAALDAAGVRQDGPINEIPGMVRLLTFYDPDGNALMFYQDASGAS comes from the coding sequence ATGGCAAGCGAAGCTACCCTTGAGGCAACTCACGCGACGATCCCCTATGACGGCGGCCTGACCTGCGCGCTCAGCGTCACCAGCCTCGACCGCGCGATTCCCTGGTACGAAAGCGTGCTGGGACTGAAACTGCTCTACCGGATGGACGAGATCGCGTGGTGCGAGCTCGAAACGGGGGTCGCGCGGGTCAATCTAGGCCTGTCGCAGGTCGAGAGCGCGGGCGGCCCCGGTGGTGCGACGCTGACCTTCGGCGTCACCGATCTCGACGCGGCCAAGGCGGCGCTCGATGCGGCGGGCGTGCGACAGGATGGCCCGATCAACGAAATCCCCGGCATGGTCCGCCTGCTCACTTTCTACGACCCCGACGGCAATGCGCTGATGTTCTATCAGGATGCGTCGGGCGCAAGCTGA
- a CDS encoding ArsR/SmtB family transcription factor codes for MKDDTAAVAALSALAQEHRLALFRLLVQAGPDGLPAGTIAEKLGVPASSLSFHLGHLNRAGLVSQTRQGRSLIYAADYAAMNGLLGYLMENCCGGAGCAAPAEQPERKSA; via the coding sequence ATGAAAGACGACACCGCCGCCGTCGCAGCCCTTTCGGCACTGGCACAGGAGCATCGCCTCGCGCTGTTCCGCCTGCTGGTTCAGGCCGGGCCTGACGGGCTTCCCGCCGGAACCATCGCCGAAAAGCTCGGCGTCCCCGCCTCGTCGCTGTCCTTCCATCTCGGCCATCTCAACCGCGCCGGGCTGGTCAGCCAGACGCGGCAGGGGCGGTCGCTGATCTATGCCGCCGACTATGCCGCGATGAACGGCCTGCTCGGCTATCTCATGGAAAATTGCTGCGGCGGCGCGGGATGCGCGGCCCCCGCCGAACAGCCCGAAAGGAAATCCGCATGA